The following coding sequences are from one Triticum aestivum cultivar Chinese Spring chromosome 5A, IWGSC CS RefSeq v2.1, whole genome shotgun sequence window:
- the LOC123102353 gene encoding SPX and EXS domain-containing protein 5, whose product MKGVSAIPAVAIIPSPLFLWRVKVILFLLWGLCCCKIGWDSVMRMSVDLRDLFLYEAFLYYNPLLLVALMIWLWGVNLWVFAQSSVNYAKVFDLSQTHLSHREIWRCATWLTLVVPTSMTAYLYLYSHGEVSLAASQPVLLYAILLMILLSPFDMFYLSSRFFFLRTMWRIALPLQAITFPDFFMADIFTSMSKVFSDLERSGCRMVHRQVATIAWFEADSICGSHSVAIPLVLVLPYLCRFFQCLRQYKDTKEKTCLLNALKYSTAVPVIFLSALKYHVFPDVWISFYRPLWLISSVVNSLYSFYWDIKRDWDLSILTRIFMFKNPSAWSNLLYGRSWVFYWVLGSNLILRCTWTYKLSAHLRHNYLTVFAITALEMVRRFQWVFFRVENEWNKMTAKQNFELSSDMLPSESDRLLDSNSHKV is encoded by the exons ATGAAGGGCGTGTCGGCGATCCCCGCCGTGGCGATCATCCCTTCGCCGCTCTTCCTCTGGCGGGTCAAG GTTATATTGTTTCTCCTATGGGGTTTGTGCTGTTGCAAG ATAGGGTGGGACTCGGTTATGAGAATGAGTGTTGATCTGCGAGACTTATTTTTATACGAGGCTTTCTTATACTATAATCCTCTCCTTCTAGTG GCACTGATGATTTGGTTATGGGGAGTAAATTTGTGGGTTTTCGCACAATCATCAGTAAATTATGCGAAGGTGTTTGATCTTTCACAGACACATTTATCACACCGAGAAATATGGAGG TGTGCTACTTGGCTGACTTTAGTTGTTCCAACAAGTATGACAGCTTACCTATATCTGTATTCACATGGTGAAGTGTCTCTTGCTGCATCTCAACCA GTCCTTTTGTATGCTATCCTTCTGATGATCCTCCTTTCTCCTTTTGATATGTTTTATTTATCATCACGCTTTTTCTTTCTGAGGACCATGTGGCGTATAGCACTTCCATTACAA GCAATTACATTCCCTGACTTCTTTATGGCGGATATTTTTACATCCATGTCAAAG GTGTTTTCAGATTTGGAACGTTCAGGTTGTCGCATGGTCCATCGTCAG GTCGCGACAATTGCTTGGTTTGAAGCAGATTCAATTTGTGGTAGCCACTCTGTAGCTATTCCTCTAGTTCTGGTACTCCCTTATTTGTGTCGTTTCTTCCAGTGTCTTCGACAGTACAAGGATACAAAGGAGAAAACTTGTCTTCTGAACG CACTCAAGTACTCGACAGCAGTCCCTGTGATCTTTTTATCAGCTCTCAAGTATCATGTATTTCCCGACGTATGGATTAGCTTTTACCGCCCCCTGTGGCTTATTTCCAGTGTTGTGAATTCACTGTATTCCTTCTACTGGGATATAAAGCGAGATTGGGATTTGAG CATTTTAACCAGGATTTTCATGTTCAAAAACCCAAGTGCATGGAGCAATCTTCTTTACGGGCGTAGCTGG GTATTTTATTGGGTGTTAGGTAGCAATCTCATTCTCCGGTGTACATGGACATACAAGCTTTCGGCGCATCTTCGGCACAACTACCTGACAGTGTTTGCGATAACAGCTCTGGAAATGGTGAGGCGGTTCCAGTGGGTCTTTTTCCGCGTCGAGAATGAGTGGAACAAGATGACAGCCAAGCAAAATTTTGAATTGTCATCTGATATGCTGCCTTCAGAATCAGATAGGCTACTGGATTCTAACAGCCATAAAGTCTAA